One genomic segment of Impatiens glandulifera chromosome 6, dImpGla2.1, whole genome shotgun sequence includes these proteins:
- the LOC124941072 gene encoding DENN domain and WD repeat-containing protein SCD1 isoform X2, with amino-acid sequence MARLFEYFVVCGLGPEIRTLDGNKGFYGTGIMYLPSLIDQYPPPNHTLYPPPPPQLPTCVLPAGVELYASGFDAEDALTFPRCYPIVLTEGDGSKIYVSCIAFRDPVDEDIAEAYHISANSYADKCICLVSRSPNFYILRDALEELFALCFSPSGSSKPLWDVIASLVSTVPLPTPGKDRVLFAIENSLLSVEVPPDDVLPHADIPFQPLLQCLDIDNFLLLFTAVLLERRVLIRSNKYSLLTLVSEALCHLIYPFRWQHVYIPLLFFSGVDYIDAPTPYMMGLHSGVDTYGLTMDGVVVVDLEHNRITTSEEIPPIPEPELSALRADLMKLLYPNLVAIDELKSSFGNLSLQSSGGNNKAWSEYHDLQLRFIFLNFFASILSGYRNFIENTATQVFNTQAFLKKRSRYTNQPPDPMITQFLESQGFIDYLERGVGSKESNNNLLDKLQDATGRGQNPMSILPTLLEEPEVVTISDASGVGVSGSGAKYTYDRFPSNIRPEEQEERRRQILEAAKGAFEYSGNQSPSSSLHSNKDSKAESLSPRERAAERERMVLDIKVKLQGLWLRLLKLGATDDPLSSFEYGTILALIESDAEGIGGSGFVECIREHINSGWMCQLTEEQFIAVKELLKTAISRATSRNDMATVRDALEVSAEMYKKDSNNVSDYVQRHLRTISIWEELRFWEGYFEYLMECSSNKSTNYSTLVTTQLIIVASHMAGLGIHDTDAWYTIETIAGKNNIGYKQIIKLRGFLSHAQQLFVSYWGIYSVKSQSASTYGLASPRPQDTDENQQPTEASVVGRSWVQSMFSRDTTSRANSFSRVRKWASESGNTANESRTPLKIEIGAGKKIQTSIRMLRGHNGAVTALHCVTKREVWDLVGDREDAGFFISGSTDCSVKIWDPSIRGSEHRATLQGHTGTVRAISSDRGKVVSGSDDQSVIVWDKQTSQLLEELKGHNAQVSCVRMLSGERVLTAAHDGTVKMWDVRTDTCVATVGRCSSAVLCVEYDDSTGILAAAGRDAVANIWDIRAGRQMHKLLGHTKWIR; translated from the exons ATGGCTCGACTTTTTGAGTATTTCGTTGTATGTGGTCTGGGTCCGGAGATTCGAACGCTTGATGGCAACAAAGGATTCTATGGGACAGGGATAATGTATTTGCCATCACTTATTGATCAATACCCACCTCCCAATCACACTCTTTATCCGCCACCACCTCCCCAGCTTCCCACG TGTGTTTTGCCAGCAGGCGTGGAGCTTTATGCATCAGGATTTGATGCTGAGGATGCTTTAACATTTCCAAGGTGCTATCCCATTGTCTTAACCG AGGGTGATGGTTCAAAAATCTACGTTAGCTGTATTGCATTTAGAGACCCAGTGGATGAGGACATTGCTGAAGCATACCACATATCTGCGAACTCATATGCTGATAAATGCATATGTCTTGTCTCCCGCTCTCCCAACTTTTATATACTTCGAGATGCACTGGAGGAACTATTTGCACTTTGTTTTTCCCCTAGTGGAAGCAG CAAGCCATTATGGGATGTTATAGCATCTTTAGTATCAACGGTTCCTCTGCCTACTCCAGGAAAAGACCGCGTTCTGTTTGCTATTGAGAATAGCTTGCTATCTGTAGAGGTTCCACCAGATGATGTTCTTCCACATGCTGAT ATACCCTTTCAGCCATTGCTGCAATGCTTAGACATTGACAATTTCCTGCTACTATTTACTGCTGTGTTACTGGAACGGCGGGTTCTGATTCGATCAAACAA GTATTCTCTTTTAACTCTTGTATCTGAAGCATTATGCCACTTAATCTACCCATTTAGATGGCAG CATGTCTACattccattattattttttagtggaGTGGACTATATTGATGCGCCTACACCGTATATGATGGGTCTTCATTCAGGTGTTGATACTTATGGTCTGACAATGGACggt GTTGTTGTCGTGGATCTTGAGCACAACCGCATCACCACATCGGAGGAAATTCCTCCTATTCCAGAGCCAGAATTAAGTGCTTTACGAGCTGATTTGATGAAACTGTTGTATCCAAATCTTGTTGCCATTGACGAATTGAAGTCTAGCTTTGGAAATTTATCTCTGCAGTCATCTGGAGGGAACAACAAAGCCTGGAGTGAATATCACGACCTTCAACTAAG GTTTatattcttgaatttttttgCATCAATCTTAAGTGGCTACAGGAACTTCATA GAAAATACTGCAACCCAAGTTTTCAACACACAGGCGTTTTTGAAGAAGCGCTCTCGATATACCAACCAACCACCAGATCCTATG ATAACTCAGTTTTTGGAGTCTCAAGGTTTCATAGATTATTTAGAAAGAGGTGTAGGTTCCAAAGAAAGTAACAACAATCTACTTGACAAGTTACAAGATGCCACTGGAAGAGGTCAAAATCCAATGTCAATCCTTCCTACATTATTGGAAGAACCTGAGGTTGTAACTATATCAGATGCATCTGGTGTGGGAGTATCAG GCTCTGGTGCAAAATATACTTATGACAGATTTCCTTCAAATATAAGGCCAGAAGAGCAGGAGGAGAGGAGGCGACAAATCCTAGAGGCAGCTAAAGGGGCTTTTGAGTATTCAGGAAATCAGTCTCC ATCTTCTTCTTTGCATAGCAACAAGGACTCTAAAGCAGAAAGCTTAAGTCCAAGGGAAAGAGCT GCTGAAAGGGAGAGAATGGTTCTAGATATTAAAGTGAAGCTGCAG GGTTTGTGGCTGCGTCTTCTGAAACTGGGAGCAACTGATGATCCACTATCATCATTTGAATATGGAACTATCCTTG CACTGATCGAGTCTGACGCAGAGGGTATTGGAGGCAGTGGTTTCGTGGAATGTATAAGGGAACACATAAATTCG GGATGGATGTGTCAATTGACCGAGGAACAGTTTATTGCAGTTAAAGAATTG CTCAAAACTGCAATCAGTCGAGCTACGTCTCGTAATGACATGGCAACCGTCAGAGATGCACTCGAAGTGTCCGCAGAAATGTATAAAAAGGACAGCAATAATGTTTCAGATTATGTTCAACGACATCTTCGCACTATTTCGATTTGGGAAGAATTACG GTTCTGGGAAGGATATTTTGAGTACCTAATGGAGTGCTCATCAAACAA GTCAACCAACTACTCTACATTGGTGACAACCCAACTTATCATAGTGGCTTCACATATG GCTGGGTTGGGTATTCATGATACTGATGCTTGGTATACAATTGAAACAATTGCCGGGAAGAACAACATTGGATACAAGCAAATT ATAAAACTTAGAGGATTTTTATCCCATGCTCAGCAACTCTTCGTTAGTTACTGGGGAATCTACTCTGTGAAAAGCCAATCTGCTTCAACCTATGGTTTGGCATCTCCTCGCCCACAGGATACTGATGAAAATCAGCAACCTACTGAGGCTTCTGTTGTTGGAAGAAGCTGGGTCCAAAGTATGTTCAGCAGGGATACAACATCGAGAGCTAACTCATTCAGTCGTGTCCGCAAATGGGCATCTGAAAGTGGGAATACAG CCAATGAAAGTCGAACTCCTCTGAAGATAGAGATAGGTGCTGGAAAGAAGATCCAGACCAGCATACGCATGCTAAGGGGTCATAATGGTGCAGTCACTGCTTTACATTGTGTGACAAAAAGAGAGGTTTGGGATTTAGTTGGTGACCGTGAAGATGCTGGGTTCTTTATAAGTGGTAGCACTGACTGCTCA GTTAAAATCTGGGATCCAAGTATTCGTGGCTCTGAACATAGGGCAACTCTGCAAGGACACACAGG AACTGTTCGTGCGATAAGTTCTGATCGAGGCAAAGTGGTATCAGGGTCTGATGATCAGTCTGTTATAGTATGGGATAAGCAGACATCTCAGCTCCTGGAAGAGCTAAAGGGACATAATGCACAG GTTAGCTGTGTGCGGATGTTGTCGGGTGAACGTGTGCTGACTGCAGCTCATGATGGAACAGTAAAAATGTGGGATGTGCGAACTGACACCTGTGTGGCGACAGTTGGCCGATGCTCCAGTGCTGTCCTATGTGTAGAATATGACGACTCAACTGGAATCTTAGCTGCTGCGGGAAGAGACGC GGTTGCGAATATTTGGGATATCCGTGCTGGTCGACAAATGCATAAGCTTTTAGGGCACACAAAATGGATTAGGTGA
- the LOC124941072 gene encoding DENN domain and WD repeat-containing protein SCD1 isoform X1 produces the protein MARLFEYFVVCGLGPEIRTLDGNKGFYGTGIMYLPSLIDQYPPPNHTLYPPPPPQLPTCVLPAGVELYASGFDAEDALTFPRCYPIVLTEGDGSKIYVSCIAFRDPVDEDIAEAYHISANSYADKCICLVSRSPNFYILRDALEELFALCFSPSGSSKPLWDVIASLVSTVPLPTPGKDRVLFAIENSLLSVEVPPDDVLPHADIPFQPLLQCLDIDNFLLLFTAVLLERRVLIRSNKYSLLTLVSEALCHLIYPFRWQHVYIPLLFFSGVDYIDAPTPYMMGLHSGVDTYGLTMDGVVVVDLEHNRITTSEEIPPIPEPELSALRADLMKLLYPNLVAIDELKSSFGNLSLQSSGGNNKAWSEYHDLQLRFIFLNFFASILSGYRNFIENTATQVFNTQAFLKKRSRYTNQPPDPMITQFLESQGFIDYLERGVGSKESNNNLLDKLQDATGRGQNPMSILPTLLEEPEVVTISDASGVGVSGSGAKYTYDRFPSNIRPEEQEERRRQILEAAKGAFEYSGNQSPSSSLHSNKDSKAESLSPRERAAERERMVLDIKVKLQGLWLRLLKLGATDDPLSSFEYGTILALIESDAEGIGGSGFVECIREHINSGWMCQLTEEQFIAVKELLKTAISRATSRNDMATVRDALEVSAEMYKKDSNNVSDYVQRHLRTISIWEELRFWEGYFEYLMECSSNKSTNYSTLVTTQLIIVASHMAGLGIHDTDAWYTIETIAGKNNIGYKQIIKLRGFLSHAQQLFVSYWGIYSVKSQSASTYGLASPRPQDTDENQQPTEASVVGRSWVQSMFSRDTTSRANSFSRVRKWASESGNTANESRTPLKIEIGAGKKIQTSIRMLRGHNGAVTALHCVTKREVWDLVGDREDAGFFISGSTDCSVKIWDPSIRGSEHRATLQGHTGTVRAISSDRGKVVSGSDDQSVIVWDKQTSQLLEELKGHNAQVSCVRMLSGERVLTAAHDGTVKMWDVRTDTCVATVGRCSSAVLCVEYDDSTGILAAAGRDAVANIWDIRAGRQMHKLLGHTKWIRSIRMVGDTLVTGSDDWTARIWSVSGGTCDAVLASHAGPILSVEYSASDRGIITGSTDGLLRFWDYNDGGIRCVKNVTIHGSSILSINAGEHWLGIGAADNSMSLFHRPQERFGAASATASKLAGWQLYRTPQKTVAMVRCVASDLERKRICSGGRNGMLRLWDATINI, from the exons ATGGCTCGACTTTTTGAGTATTTCGTTGTATGTGGTCTGGGTCCGGAGATTCGAACGCTTGATGGCAACAAAGGATTCTATGGGACAGGGATAATGTATTTGCCATCACTTATTGATCAATACCCACCTCCCAATCACACTCTTTATCCGCCACCACCTCCCCAGCTTCCCACG TGTGTTTTGCCAGCAGGCGTGGAGCTTTATGCATCAGGATTTGATGCTGAGGATGCTTTAACATTTCCAAGGTGCTATCCCATTGTCTTAACCG AGGGTGATGGTTCAAAAATCTACGTTAGCTGTATTGCATTTAGAGACCCAGTGGATGAGGACATTGCTGAAGCATACCACATATCTGCGAACTCATATGCTGATAAATGCATATGTCTTGTCTCCCGCTCTCCCAACTTTTATATACTTCGAGATGCACTGGAGGAACTATTTGCACTTTGTTTTTCCCCTAGTGGAAGCAG CAAGCCATTATGGGATGTTATAGCATCTTTAGTATCAACGGTTCCTCTGCCTACTCCAGGAAAAGACCGCGTTCTGTTTGCTATTGAGAATAGCTTGCTATCTGTAGAGGTTCCACCAGATGATGTTCTTCCACATGCTGAT ATACCCTTTCAGCCATTGCTGCAATGCTTAGACATTGACAATTTCCTGCTACTATTTACTGCTGTGTTACTGGAACGGCGGGTTCTGATTCGATCAAACAA GTATTCTCTTTTAACTCTTGTATCTGAAGCATTATGCCACTTAATCTACCCATTTAGATGGCAG CATGTCTACattccattattattttttagtggaGTGGACTATATTGATGCGCCTACACCGTATATGATGGGTCTTCATTCAGGTGTTGATACTTATGGTCTGACAATGGACggt GTTGTTGTCGTGGATCTTGAGCACAACCGCATCACCACATCGGAGGAAATTCCTCCTATTCCAGAGCCAGAATTAAGTGCTTTACGAGCTGATTTGATGAAACTGTTGTATCCAAATCTTGTTGCCATTGACGAATTGAAGTCTAGCTTTGGAAATTTATCTCTGCAGTCATCTGGAGGGAACAACAAAGCCTGGAGTGAATATCACGACCTTCAACTAAG GTTTatattcttgaatttttttgCATCAATCTTAAGTGGCTACAGGAACTTCATA GAAAATACTGCAACCCAAGTTTTCAACACACAGGCGTTTTTGAAGAAGCGCTCTCGATATACCAACCAACCACCAGATCCTATG ATAACTCAGTTTTTGGAGTCTCAAGGTTTCATAGATTATTTAGAAAGAGGTGTAGGTTCCAAAGAAAGTAACAACAATCTACTTGACAAGTTACAAGATGCCACTGGAAGAGGTCAAAATCCAATGTCAATCCTTCCTACATTATTGGAAGAACCTGAGGTTGTAACTATATCAGATGCATCTGGTGTGGGAGTATCAG GCTCTGGTGCAAAATATACTTATGACAGATTTCCTTCAAATATAAGGCCAGAAGAGCAGGAGGAGAGGAGGCGACAAATCCTAGAGGCAGCTAAAGGGGCTTTTGAGTATTCAGGAAATCAGTCTCC ATCTTCTTCTTTGCATAGCAACAAGGACTCTAAAGCAGAAAGCTTAAGTCCAAGGGAAAGAGCT GCTGAAAGGGAGAGAATGGTTCTAGATATTAAAGTGAAGCTGCAG GGTTTGTGGCTGCGTCTTCTGAAACTGGGAGCAACTGATGATCCACTATCATCATTTGAATATGGAACTATCCTTG CACTGATCGAGTCTGACGCAGAGGGTATTGGAGGCAGTGGTTTCGTGGAATGTATAAGGGAACACATAAATTCG GGATGGATGTGTCAATTGACCGAGGAACAGTTTATTGCAGTTAAAGAATTG CTCAAAACTGCAATCAGTCGAGCTACGTCTCGTAATGACATGGCAACCGTCAGAGATGCACTCGAAGTGTCCGCAGAAATGTATAAAAAGGACAGCAATAATGTTTCAGATTATGTTCAACGACATCTTCGCACTATTTCGATTTGGGAAGAATTACG GTTCTGGGAAGGATATTTTGAGTACCTAATGGAGTGCTCATCAAACAA GTCAACCAACTACTCTACATTGGTGACAACCCAACTTATCATAGTGGCTTCACATATG GCTGGGTTGGGTATTCATGATACTGATGCTTGGTATACAATTGAAACAATTGCCGGGAAGAACAACATTGGATACAAGCAAATT ATAAAACTTAGAGGATTTTTATCCCATGCTCAGCAACTCTTCGTTAGTTACTGGGGAATCTACTCTGTGAAAAGCCAATCTGCTTCAACCTATGGTTTGGCATCTCCTCGCCCACAGGATACTGATGAAAATCAGCAACCTACTGAGGCTTCTGTTGTTGGAAGAAGCTGGGTCCAAAGTATGTTCAGCAGGGATACAACATCGAGAGCTAACTCATTCAGTCGTGTCCGCAAATGGGCATCTGAAAGTGGGAATACAG CCAATGAAAGTCGAACTCCTCTGAAGATAGAGATAGGTGCTGGAAAGAAGATCCAGACCAGCATACGCATGCTAAGGGGTCATAATGGTGCAGTCACTGCTTTACATTGTGTGACAAAAAGAGAGGTTTGGGATTTAGTTGGTGACCGTGAAGATGCTGGGTTCTTTATAAGTGGTAGCACTGACTGCTCA GTTAAAATCTGGGATCCAAGTATTCGTGGCTCTGAACATAGGGCAACTCTGCAAGGACACACAGG AACTGTTCGTGCGATAAGTTCTGATCGAGGCAAAGTGGTATCAGGGTCTGATGATCAGTCTGTTATAGTATGGGATAAGCAGACATCTCAGCTCCTGGAAGAGCTAAAGGGACATAATGCACAG GTTAGCTGTGTGCGGATGTTGTCGGGTGAACGTGTGCTGACTGCAGCTCATGATGGAACAGTAAAAATGTGGGATGTGCGAACTGACACCTGTGTGGCGACAGTTGGCCGATGCTCCAGTGCTGTCCTATGTGTAGAATATGACGACTCAACTGGAATCTTAGCTGCTGCGGGAAGAGACGC GGTTGCGAATATTTGGGATATCCGTGCTGGTCGACAAATGCATAAGCTTTTAGGGCACACAAAATGGATTAG GTCCATCAGAATGGTCGGAGACACTTTAGTTACAGGTAGTGATGATTGGACTGCACGAATATGGTCTGTTTCTGGAGGAACATGTGATGCTGTTCTAGCTTCCCATGCTGGTCCTATACTATCTGTTGAGTACTCGGCATCAGATAGGGGAATTATAACAG GCTCAACTGATGGGTTGCTCAGATTTTGGGATTATAATGATG GTGGCATAAGATGTGTGAAGAATGTCACCATTCATGGCAGTTCCATATTGTCCATTAATGCCGGAGAACACTGGTTAGGAATTGGTGCAGCTGATAACTCCATGTCTCTTTTTCATCGACCTCAAGAAAGATTTGGCGCTGCTTCTGCCACTGCTTCTAAATTGGCTGGCTGGCAACTCTATAGAACGCCACAGAAAACAGTAGCTATG GTAAGATGCGTAGCTTCGGATCTTGAAAGGAAACGAATCTGCAGTGGTGGGCGCAACGGAATGCTAAGGCTGTGGGATGCAACCATCAATATCTAG